In the genome of Arachis stenosperma cultivar V10309 chromosome 6, arast.V10309.gnm1.PFL2, whole genome shotgun sequence, the window gCCGGACTAAAATTGGCAGAggaagtcggtgctacaaaaGTGATGGtatacagcgactcacaggtggtgacctcccaaataagtggagaatatcaggcaaaggcccctaatatgaagaggtatttggaaaaaactttggaacaccttgggcgctttgcagaaaccgaggtcaaacacataactcgggatctaaacagcAGAGCGGATGCCCTATCCAaattagcaagtaccaaaccaggaggaaacaacagaagcctgattcaagaaaccctccaagagccctcggtagcaaaaacagaagataaacaagaagtacttgaggtagtcggtttaaacctcggatggatgaatcccttagtcgaatacttgaaattcgacatcctccctaaggaagagaaagaagttaaaaagatccgaagggaagcacagcattacaccttggtgagaaatgtcctctacagaagagggatatcaacaccattgttaaaatgcgtaccgacctcgAGAACCACCGAGgtattggaggaagtacatagcgggatctgcggaaatcatctcggagcaagatCACTAGCCagaaaagtaatccgagctggattctactggccaaccttgcaaaaagatgccacagaatttgtgaagaaGTGTCAACCgtgccagatgcatgcaaatttccacgtggctcccccagaagagctcattagtatcacttctccatggccttttgcaaaatggggaatggatttgttaggtccttttccccaagcgccaggacaagtcaaatacttgatcgtgggaatagactacttcacaaagtggatagaagcagaaccattagctactatcaccgctcaaagaagtcgcaggttcctttacaaaaatatcatcacaagatatgggataccttattccattactacggataatggaacccaattcaccgatgctaccttccgaagcttagtagccagtatgaaaattaAACATCAGTTtacctcggtagaacacccacaagccaatgggcaagccgaggcagccaacaaagtcatactggcaggactaaagaagagactacaggaagcaaagggagcttgggctgaggagctccctcaggtactatgggcttataggacaaccccccaatccgccacaggagaaacacctttccgactagtctatggcgtagaagccatgattccaatagaaatcaacgagcaaagcccaagggtaattctccacgacgaggtcggaaatgtacggggacacaaagaggagctctacttgctccccgaagtccgagaagacgcccagataagagaagcagcattgaagcaaaggatgactaccaggtacaacaagaaagtcattcgaagaacatttgccccggatgacttggtcctaattagaaacgacattggagtcaacaaatcgggagaaggaaagctcgccgcaaattggaagggaccatacaaaatcaaggaagtGCTAGGGAAGGGTTATTATAAAGTAGCCGACCTGAACGGcactgagctaccaaggtcgtggcatgcttgtaatataaaaaggtactacagttaaaagcgaactctactccctgatgtactcttttcccaacttcatgattttttcccaaaagggttttttctggagaagggtttttaatgaggcatcacagtagaggctaagggaaaataggctatcaagacccttagtagcaagaaggtacctccccatttaataaagatcttttattctacaatatctcttataatatccttctttatttttctaagtccttctacgaaacgcgccgacttaagctcgacaaaacgtgaaaatcccatgaaccgacctagatggtcgtcaggataaaacgacgaggtacaagtcggcgtAAAGAGGTTGTATGAGTTGATCGTAAAAAACTCGGGAACAATCCGACTCCTAAGTCGAAATGAGAACCCGAGTAAAACAAACTCGGAAATACTCCGAGTAGATGAAAAACGCAtcacaaaaataacctaagtcataaaaactcactaaagcagagttgagtataaaggataacaaaaagagattgaaaaacCTGCGAAAAGTTTAAAGGCTACATAAAAGCCCTTAAACGAAAAGGCTCGAAAAAACAATACAGGCCAACAAAAAGGTTTTCAGAAAAAGATCAAGAGGGTTTTGAAATATCAAAATTAGAAAAGCATACACGCATAAGGTAACTTAAAACCCTTATCCAGAAAAGGGGCATTTATTTTGATAAGGGCATTTATTTTGATAATCTAAACCCTTATTCAAAAGGGCACTCGCCagaaatattttgtttacggccttaaaaggccaagaGAAATTGTTCACACGACCACCAAACAACATATAAATAAGTCTAAAAAGGGGGGACTCACAGGCCGAGCCCCCTTATAGCCATGAAAAATAAAGTCATTTTTTCAGAGGAGTAGACGGATCACCGCCACCAGAGCCAGGAGGAGCGCCACCAGGACCAGGAAGAGAAGCTGAAGAGGAAGTCGGAGGAACGactgaagaactcggagcatctttggaacgaggaggagactcaacaatcctctgcccccgagtcttcaattcCGACTCAGAAACAATTTCGGGGACAGGAGGATCTACAATGGCGCCGTCGATGACAACTTTGTCGGGATGTAAAGGAGACAGATCCAAGTCAGGAGCAATAACTCTGACCTGCTCCAGAAAAACCTTCCAAGATTCCTCGGCGCCATCCGCAATGGAGTCCTCTAACTCCTCATATGCTTTCCGAGAATTAAGCAGGTCAGTTTTCACGGACACAAGATCCTTGAATAGGCTTTGATAGCTGGCCTGTGCCGTCTTCCTCAATTCCGTCTCCATGTTGCATTGGGCCTGCAAAGCCTTCCCTTTCTCCCGGAGggtatctctctcctcctttAGCTTGGCAATTTCCTTCCTCAACTCTCCCTCATGCTCTTGATATACACGGAGCCTCCCTTCCAGCTCCTCGACCCTCGAGGTCGCCCCTAAAGAGCTGAGAGGAGCCCTATCAAAAATATCTAAGAGCTTGAAGCAGACCCCCGCCGCCTTAAGGCTCTCCTCCACCATATTGGTAAGGTGGCCCCGAACAGACATATCATCCATGCCTATACGGGCATAAGGATAGATATTCTTTCGGACGAAAgcaagagcatccgccttaacttccccagaagagccagactctaagAGCTTGCGCTTCTTGGGATCAGGAGAAGGTCGGACGACGGAGGACGGCTGAGAGGgagctgaagaagaaatcacCATAGGGTTGGAAAGAGTTCCAACATtacgaggaggaggaggaggagagataaccCTGGCACCACCAGACCGGGCGCGAGACTTAGCTTCAGCCTCCTGGACCCTCTGAAAAAATTCTTGAGCGTTTGTCTTTGCcatttctgaaaaagaaaacaataagctaaagaatcaaacaagtcggaatattGAGTTAACAAGTCGGAAATTCAGCATACTAGAAACCTCTACCTAGCTGTGATTGGACAAAGGTTGGAGACCCTTGGAGAAACTTTTTAGTATCCAAATAgggggccctcccccacacttctcggaggaaccccacGACAGCAGCCTCTACTTCGTCCAGGTCATCCAAACCATATTTCTCACAAGGGGAGGCCTCCAGCCAGTATAAAGGAAAACGAGGAAAAGAAttatcatccagaaaaaagggatGATGACCCTCTACtgcttgcactttgaaaaagaaatttttaaagtcatgaaaagattcatcaaaaagggtgaaaatcctccgaccttgtatggctcggaaggaaaCCCATTGTTGTTTATTATTCAGCCCACTAAAAGGTTTGGTCATATGAAAAAGatggaaaaagattttcaaagtAGTCGGGAAATCCAGAGCATGGCTaataaattggtaaattttcaAGAAACCCCAGGAGTTGGGATGAAGCTGGGTAGGGGCAACACGACAATGCTGCAAAACAGACATCTCAAAATCGGAAAAGGGCAGAAAGACGCCCAGACGGGTGATCACGCACTCATACATGAAGAAGAAATGGGGAGCCGTTTCGTTGGCTCTCCCATGACAAACCCGGTCCTCTAAACCGGGAACAAGCAACTCGTATTTAGGCTCATCTTCATCCGAAGTACAGAGCCGATGGTGGGTGCGAAGGTGAGTAATAAACTCCGCATCAACCAACGGCTCCTCCCCCAGAACAGTAACGTCAACCCAATCTACGGAGGCCATTTTTCTTTCTCTAAAGGAAAGTGAAGGAAACCTACAAAAGGgataaagaaaaggaaaaatcaAAAAGGTCTCTAGAGAGGAGGAAAGGAACCGAGCAAAAATCTACAAAACTATTCCTCTACAAAACAAACACATGCAAACATAAGGCATGACGTGAAAGAAAtaaaactaacctttatccgaaaaGTGAAGGTTGGAAAGAAGCAGAAATCTTCGAACACAAGAATACAGCACGAGCAAGGAAAgaagaagtttgaaagattgcagaaacggaaaaatgaaagagagggaaaacatttataaacatgctaaggggcataatggtaaaagcggagcagtcattaatgagattgcaccgttaccaaagccctcaatgcttccctaacggacacgacgcttgaattgacgtaactgtcagaaacaaagGGTCGCggaaatcacgtcggtttctaAGACCCATGTTTCCTCCAAGTAAGTcgactacgaacccgagttaagtacttgaacccaaactttaaagaaaatttgggctcaagtaggggcactgttcataccctggcccaacggcaaaggcccaggtccaaataaaaggccTAACCTGAAGGATTAAGCCTAGCCAAGTACCGACCTTCACGTAAGAAGTCGGTATCAACCACAACTTGGTCTGAAGAAGTCGgatgtgagattagctggcagataaacactcattcaaatgagtaaccgcccctaaaatctctctaaccgcttcataaagccatatcttaacctccccaagataatggggcggttaacaccctaaagatacggcactactccaacggtggttattggctcaccactataaatacactgacacccctcaggtatctctaagcccaatactctctagacctgctcacactcttgctaacttaggcatcggagtgtctttgcaggtaccaccccccattcacccACGTGTATaagtcggaaggaggctccaGCGTGCAAACCAATTCGGAGCTCACCATCTTTcggacgattgggccaacctaCGCCATCTGTtctattaatctccggttacccaccgtaacaaaCACTATTCTTCTACGGTCCCGCTTAATTATTGTTGCacatatatattatgtatagtTGTGGATGTTGTATGGGTTATAGTGCTttcatatacatacatatattattgatggtttggatatatatatatatgttgcgTGCTTATAATGTAAGcggttaatttttttatagaataatGTTCGTAAATTAATGATTTATATATGGTTTTTCATCTATTGTTAAATCAACCGAGTATTAttgtattataattttttttaattttaattgtgtGCCATTAATTtggtaaaaacaaaaaaaaattgattatccTCTTAGGATATAAGGATTATTGTATCCATCAATTTtataaagatttgattttggaaTAAATTGATTGAACATTATGCTGCCAAAGTAGCTTCTTTTgtgaaaattaatttattcgaAACATAAGAAATATGGTGTTATGTAATTCATGCGAATATTGGTCGGTCCAAAGGAAGGTCTATATTTTGCCGAATTACATACACATATTGATAGTAAATACATGTTTGGGtaacaaattaagaataaagtaATGCTTATTATTTATGCGGACAACAATCGGCCCAAAGGAAGTTTGTTGTTTGGCCAAATAATAAGCATTGcacacttttgtttattttctattaattatgcggtcaataatcggcccaaaggaaggtaattgtttggccaattaatagaaaatatatgcGGTAATAAATAGGTTGCGAAGTTTAAGTTTTCATGTGCGCATTAAGTCAGTCCAAAGAAAGGCTTCATGTGTGACAGGAATTTTGACAATATTTGATTACTGCAATGAGAGTATCACTTACAGTTAATTTTTCTATCcaaagattgaaaattaatgttGTACTGGATATCTCAATATGGATTTTTTCCCATTAATTAACTGCATGTTCCTTTTTGTTCTAATCTAGAAACTATGGCTTCAGCTTCCAATGTTTCTGCACAAATTAGTAGTATCCCTATGCTGAATGGTTCAAACTTTAAAGTTTGGAAAGATACCGTGGAGATTGTCCTCGATTGTATGGATCTAGATACAGCTCTTCGAGAGGAGAAACCCACTTCCACTCCGGAAAATTTCAATGAGGTTAAAATAGAGAAGTGGGAGAGATCCAATCGAATGAGCATTATGATCATGAAATGCTCAATTCCTGAGGTGTTTTCGGGCTCAATTACTGAGGATAAAGATGCCAAACAGTTCCTAAAGGATGTTGAAAAATTCTTTACTAAGAATGAAAAGGCAGAGGCAAGTAGTCTTTTGAGCAAACTTGTCTCCATGAGGTATAAAGGTAAAGGGAACATAAGGGAGTATATTATGGAAATGTCTCATCTTGCTTCAAAATTGAAAGCACTAAAGTTAGAGTTGTTTGAAGATTTACTCGTGCATTTCATTTTGATTTCTCTTCCTGCACACTTTGGGCAATTCAAAGTGAGTTATAACACTCTGAAAGATACTTAGTCCTTAAATGAGCTTATATCTCACTGTgtgcaagaagaagagaggCTACAGCAAGATAAGACTGAAAGTGCTCACATGGCTTCATCTTCTCAGTATAAAAGAAAGCGTGATACTACTGCGGATGTGCCTTCTCAACAGAAAAAGGCTAAAAAACAAGATCAAGTTTCAACTTGTTTCTTTTGTAAGAAGGTGGGACACATGAAGAAGGATTGTACCAAATATGCCACCTGGCGTGTAAAGAAGGGTATAATTCTTACTTTCGTTTGTTCTGAGGCTAGTTTAAGTTATGCACCTGTTGATACTTGGTGGGTAGATTTTGCTGCTACTACTCATGTAAGTGTCACTATGCAGGGTTGCTTGTGGAACCGACCGCCAAGTGATGCTGAAAGATACATCTACGTGGCAGACGGCAATATAGTTGCAATCAAAGTTATAGGAATCTTTAGATTATGTTCCACGAGTGGATTTTACTTGGATTTATTAGAGACGTTTTATGTACTATCATTTAGACGAAATTTGGTTTCTGTTTCTCGTTTGGACAAATCAggttatttttattcatttgaaGATAATAAAGTCAGTCtcttttataattcaaataatatttgCTCTGGTCATTTGGTGGATAATCTATATAGGCTTAACTTAAATTCCTATAATAATGAAATACTGCAAACGGGTACAAAACGAAAACTAAATGAGAATTCGGCATCATTATGGCACAAACACCTGGGTCACATATCTAAACAGAGAATTCAGAGGCTCGTGTGGGATGGAATTCTTGGACCCCTAAATTTGGCGGACTTTAAAGTCTGTATTGAGTACATAAAGGGAAAAATAACAAACGAAAGGAAATTAGGTGCTGAGAGAGCTAAATATGTCTTAGAACTGATACATACCGATACATGTGGCCCATTCCCTACTGTCTCTTGGAATGGACAACGGTACTTTATTATGTTCATAGATGATTACTCTCGTTATGGGTATCTATATTTAATTCATGAAAAGTCCCAAGCCTTGGATGTTTTCAAGTCTTTCAAAGCTGAAGTTGAACTTCAActtggaaagaaaattaaagctaTCGAATTTGATCGTCGTGGTGAATACTACGGAAGATATGATGGTTCAGGTGAGCAACGTCCCGGGCCTTTTGCTCTTTTCCTAGAGAAGTGTGGTATTGTTCCGCAATACACCATGCCAGGCAAACCTAGCATGAATGGTGTTGTAGAGTGAAGGAACCGAACTCTTAAGGACATGGTGAAAAGTATGATTAGTCATTCTTCCTTGTCTGAATCACTCTGGGGAGAAGCCTTAAAGACCGCAGTGTACATCCTTATTAGGGTGCCAAGCAAAGCAATTAACAAAATCCCATATGAAATTTGGACTGGGAAAAGACCCAATATAAAGCATTTGCATATTTGGGGATGTCCAGCTGAGGCGCGACCTTATAGGCCgcatgaaaaaaaattggacTCAAGGACAATTAATTGCTACTTTGTTGGTTACGCTAAGTGTTCACGGGGGTACAAGTTTTACAATCCTGCATCAAGGTCTATTTTTGAAACGGAAAATGTGAGATTTCTTGAGGATGTTGAGTTTGGGGGGAAGGAAGATATTAGGAATGTTGCTTTTGATGAGGATTTTGTAACTGACAATGATCAGGTCTTTGTACCTATTTTTGTTCAAGACACATTTATAGTACAAGAGCACAATGAGAATCCTACTGTAGATCCAGTTACAGTATAAGAGAACAATGAGAATATCGTTATTGCTCAAGATACTGCTACagcacaaaaaagaaaaatataatgaGAATCTTCCTCAATCCCAATCTATACAGCAAGCTcaacaacctcaagaagtgTCATTGAGGAGATTCaatagagaaaagagaaaatccATCTATGATCTCAAACAAGCTTCCCGTTAATGGTATCACGAGTTTCATCAAGTTATTACCTCATATGGTTTTGAGGTAAATATTATAGATAAATGTGTATACCGCAAGTTCAGTGGGAGTAAATACATCTTTTTGGTCTTACATGTTGATGACGTTCTACTTGTCAGTAACGATATAGGCTTGTTGCATGAAACTAAGAAATTTCTATCGGACAAATTCGAAATGAAAGATCTTGGTGATGCCTCTTTTGTATTAGGAATTGAGATACTAAGAGATCGCTCTCAAGGTATTCTTggattatcacaaaagaactatATCGATAAGATTTTAAGTAGATATGGCATGGAAAGTTGTAGACCAATGGACACACCTGTAACTAAAGGAGACAAGTTCAGTCTCAAACAATGCCCTGAAAATGATCTTGAGAGGACAGCAATGCATGATAAACCTTATGCATTAGCACTAGGGAATTTAATGTATGCTCAAGTTTACATACATCTCGATATATTATTTATAGTGGGAGTGTTAGGTAGATACTTGAGCAATCCGGATATGGATCATTGGATAGCTATTAAACGCGTAATGCGTTATCTAAAGAGAACAAAGGATTACATGCTTGCTTATCGGAgatcaaaaaaattttggagATCATTAGGTACTCTGATTCCGATTTCATGGCATATGGTTGCGAAACTTTGTCATTGAGCTTCATATAGTAGATGACATTGAAAGGTCATTAAAGATATTTTGTGACAATAAGTCAGCAGTATTATAGTCCAACAACAATAAGAGCTTGACAAAATCGAAGCATACAGACATCAAGTTCTTAGTTGTCAAGGAGAAAGTTTAAGAAAAACAAGATTTTTATAGGACATATAGGAACAGAGTATATGCTAGCAGACTCAATAACCAAGGGAATGACCCCTAAAGTCTTTCATGAGCACACTACTCGGATGGGTGTCAATATTTGTGATGTCTTGGTTTAGTGGGAGTTTATTTTATGCCATATGTCCTATGATAGATATTGAGTTATTTTTCTGCAGAATTAAGTTGATGGTTTATTTCATATTATGTGAAATGTTCATTTTGCAATATTTGTATTGTGTTTGATCTCAATAAAGTTGGACCAGCTGGAAATAGACATGCATGAGATCACTTGGCATGTAATTTCCATATtaatcatccaaatttgatctatgtCGTTGAGTATATTAGGATGGTGATTGGCGTGATTTAGTCACGGCATTTAATATGATAAAAGTTGCGGTAGTTCCATATCTAATGTATGAGACGGACAAGATTGTTAAAGTAATGAGAGAAATAGCATTCAGATGCGCGCATAAAGTTT includes:
- the LOC130934858 gene encoding uncharacterized protein LOC130934858; the encoded protein is MASASNVSAQISSIPMLNGSNFKVWKDTVEIVLDCMDLDTALREEKPTSTPENFNEVKIEKWERSNRMSIMIMKCSIPEVFSGSITEDKDAKQFLKDVEKFFTKNEKAEASSLLSKLVSMRYKGKGNIREYIMEMSHLASKLKALKLELFEDLLVHFILISLPAHFGQFKVSYNTLKDT